The Mercurialis annua linkage group LG8, ddMerAnnu1.2, whole genome shotgun sequence genome window below encodes:
- the LOC126662351 gene encoding PHD finger protein ALFIN-LIKE 7-like isoform X1: protein MEGITHPVPRTVEEVFSDFKGRRSGLIKALFSNVEKFYQQCDPELSPKMYIPSTRLNLLFNYIQYLNATKTLICGRRMGNLHHSY from the exons ATGGAGGGAATAACGCACCCAGTACCAAGAACAGTTGAAGAAGTTTTCAGCGACTTTAAAGGAAGACGCTCTGGTTTAATCAAAGCTCTATTCTCCA ATGTTGAGAAGTTCTACCAACAGTGTGACCCAG AGTTGTCTCCCAAGATGTACATTCCAAGTACTCGCCTGAATCTACTGTTCAATTATATTCAGTACTTGAATGCAACAAAAACGTTGATTTGTGGAAGGCGAATGGGAAACCTTCACCACAGTTATTAA
- the LOC126662351 gene encoding uncharacterized protein LOC126662351 isoform X2, translated as MEGITHPVPRTVEEVFSDFKGRRSDVEKFYQQCDPELSPKMYIPSTRLNLLFNYIQYLNATKTLICGRRMGNLHHSY; from the exons ATGGAGGGAATAACGCACCCAGTACCAAGAACAGTTGAAGAAGTTTTCAGCGACTTTAAAGGAAGACGCTCTG ATGTTGAGAAGTTCTACCAACAGTGTGACCCAG AGTTGTCTCCCAAGATGTACATTCCAAGTACTCGCCTGAATCTACTGTTCAATTATATTCAGTACTTGAATGCAACAAAAACGTTGATTTGTGGAAGGCGAATGGGAAACCTTCACCACAGTTATTAA